The DNA sequence CCGGCTGCGGATCCTTTTGCTCTTTTATTTGTAGGTGTTCGAGGCCACCTTGTGCTCCAATTGCTATTGTTTTCATAGTTATATTTGTTTAACACGAGGCTGGCGTGTAAGTATTTCATTAATCACGGTAATTGGTACTCAGGGTATGACGTATCATTTGGGCATATCATAATCCCTATACCCCTGTCCGCTTGGCCAGGCGGGCTCTACTAAGTACCTTGTACTTAAAGCGCTACTTCATCGTAATGACTACCTTTCCTTTTACCTCACGGTTGAGCAATGCTTCCAGAGCTTTGGCCGCCTCTGGCAGAGGATAGGTAGCGTGGATACGTGGTTTTAAGCTCCCTTCGTTAAACCACTGGATTAACTGTAAGGTTGCTTGCATATTTTTGCCAGGACTGCGTTGCGCATAAGCGCCCCAAAAGACCCCTACAATCTGGCAGCCCTTCAGCAAGGGTAAATTTAAAGGAATCTTTGGAATATCGCCCGCCGCAAAACCTACGACCAGATAACGGCCCTCCCAAGCAATGGCCCTCAGGGCGGCTTCTGTATAGTCTCCCCCTACGGGATCGTAAATAACATCTACGCCTTTGCCACCCGTCAGTTCTTTGGCCCGCGTTTTTAAGTCCTCTTTCTTGTAGTTAATGACTTCGTCGGCCCCGTACTCCCGGCAGATGGCCAGTTTTTCATCCGTAGATGCTGCCGCAATAACCTTTGCGCCCATCTTCTTGCCTAACTCAACGGCAGTCAATCCTACCCCACCAGCAGCTCCGAGTACCAGCAGGGTCTCTCCTTCCTTCAATTGTGCACGATCATTCAGGGCATGGTACGAAGTGCCATAGGCCAATAGAAACGCTGCAGCCTGCGTCATATCCATCCCTGGCGGCTTGGGAAAGCACGCTTTTGCGGGCAAAACGGCCTCCTCGGCAAAGCCTCCGTAAGGAGCAAAACCTACCACCTCATCACCTACTTTAAATCCTTTCACCTCCGAACCTAATGCCTTGACGGTTCCCGCAATATCACTACCGGGAGAAAAGGGCAACGCTGGCTTCACCTGGTACAAGCCCTGAATGATCAGCGTATCCGGAAAATTCACGCTGCAAGCATGGACGTCAACCAATATTTCCGTGGGTTTAACTGTTGGCGTGGGCAGTTCACCATAGCGCAAATTGGAGGGCGGACCGTAGGAGTCGCAAATGACGGCTTTCATTTTTATTATTTTTTCCTGTTACAAAGTACAATTTATGGCCTGCAATTCGCAAAATTCCCCCACACGCTCTTATCTTGACTTGAGCCAAACGTCTAGGTTAGTTGTCGCAATAAACAAAAATCTTATGAGACCGATCTTTCCCTTTTGTGTTTTCCCTCTGTTCTTCTTGCTTTTTTCTTGCCAGAGCAACCCTCTTGGTGCTCAACCAAAGCCACTTACCACCGGTCCAGAAACAGGTTCGCTAGTTGTTGCTGGAGGAGGACATCTCGGAGATGATATGCTGCTTAAATTCATTGAGCTGGCTGGTGGTATGAATGCGTCATTGGTCGTCATTCCAACTGCTGGAGGCGCTCCTTCTTATGATCAGGATGCAGGGGTAGCTTCCGCATTTCGCCGCCTGGGGGCACAAAACGTGCAGGTCCTCCACACCAATGATCCAGCCGTAGCCAATAGTACAGATTTTACTAAAGTGTTGAAAAATGCCGGAGGAGTATGGT is a window from the Lewinella sp. LCG006 genome containing:
- a CDS encoding NADPH:quinone oxidoreductase family protein, which encodes MKAVICDSYGPPSNLRYGELPTPTVKPTEILVDVHACSVNFPDTLIIQGLYQVKPALPFSPGSDIAGTVKALGSEVKGFKVGDEVVGFAPYGGFAEEAVLPAKACFPKPPGMDMTQAAAFLLAYGTSYHALNDRAQLKEGETLLVLGAAGGVGLTAVELGKKMGAKVIAAASTDEKLAICREYGADEVINYKKEDLKTRAKELTGGKGVDVIYDPVGGDYTEAALRAIAWEGRYLVVGFAAGDIPKIPLNLPLLKGCQIVGVFWGAYAQRSPGKNMQATLQLIQWFNEGSLKPRIHATYPLPEAAKALEALLNREVKGKVVITMK